The Polyangium mundeleinium genome contains the following window.
CGCGCGACCGTGAGGGCGCGCAGGCGTGCGGCGTGGCGTTCGACGAGATCCGGGCGGCCGAGGCGGAGGCCCGCCACGGCCGCGCCCGCATGCGCGAGCATCATCGAGGGATCGAGGTACACGCAGCGGCGGAAGGCGTCGAGCGCTGCTTCGAAGCCGCCGAGCTCGACCAGGAGAAGCCCCTCGAGCAGGTGCGCCCGCGGCTCCTCGGGCTCCTCTTCGAGCAGCGCTTCGAGCTCGGCGAGGGCGGCTTCGAGGTTCCCCGCATCGGCGTGGGCGAAGGCGCTCGCGAGCGAGGGCGCCGCACCCGAGGCCAAAGGCGCGGGCGCAGGCTCGGGCACCACGGGCGGAGGTGTCGCGGCGACGACCGGAGGCGCGGCCACGCCCTCCGTACGCAGTGCCGGCAAGGGCGCGGGCGGGATCGAGAGAAGCGCGTACCGGCGGCCGCGCGGCGAGGAGGGCGGCACGCTCACGGGCCCGAAGCGCTCGTGCACCACGACCTCGCCGACGTGCACCGATCGGCATCCGGGCACGTCCCCGGCGTGGTCCACGGGGCCGAACATCAAGACGCCGCCCGGCGCGAGCGCGGCCGCGAGCGAGGCGATCACCTCAAGCCGCGCATCCGGCTCCAGGTAATAAAGGACGTTCTGGCAGAGGATGAGATCAAAGCCCCTCGGAAACACGTTCACGAGCGGACCTTCCGTGAGCCCGAAACGACGAAACCGCACGAGGCGACGCACGTCCTCGGCGAGGTGCCAGAAGTCGCCCTCGGTGCGGAAATACTGGCGGCGCACCACCTCGGGCACGTCGCGCAGTGACCACTCCGAGTACCGCGCGGATTCGGCCTTCTGCAAGGAGCGCGGGTTCAGGTCGACGCCCGTGACCTCGACGCGCAGCCCCTCGTTCATGGCGGCCTCGCCAAGCACGATCGCGAGCGAATAGGCCTCTTCGCCGGTGGAGCAGCCGGCGGAGAGCGCGGTGATCACGCGCTCCTTGCGCCGCTTGCGCACGAGCGAAGGGACGAGCTCGCTGCGCAGCGCCTCGAACTGCGGAGGGCCGCGAAAGAAGTGGGTCTCGCCGACCGTGAGCTCCGCGATGAAGGGCTCGAGCTCGGCCGTGTCGTGCGAGAGGATCACGTGCTCGAGGTAGGCGTCCGTGGTCACGCCACGCTCGGCGGCGCGACGCTCGGCCACGCGCTCGATGATCTCGAGGTTGCGGGGGCGCATCTGCAGCCGCGTCCGCGCGCGGACCAGCTCGCCGAGGCGCCGCACGACACCCGGATCCGGGGCACGCCGGGCCTCAGCTCGAGCCATGGTAGGCGTCCTCCGGACCGAGCACGAGCACGAGGTCGTCCTCGATACGCACGACACCCGGCGAACGTACGCCGGCGATATCCCCCGGCTTTTCGATCGCGTCCTCCTGCACGGTCACCACGTCCCGGACCTCATCGACCGCAAGCCCGAGCAGCTTTCCGTTCGCGGCCCGGACGATGACGAGGTGCTGGTAGAACGGCAGCGGCTTCGTCTGCGAGAG
Protein-coding sequences here:
- a CDS encoding CheR family methyltransferase, which codes for MARAEARRAPDPGVVRRLGELVRARTRLQMRPRNLEIIERVAERRAAERGVTTDAYLEHVILSHDTAELEPFIAELTVGETHFFRGPPQFEALRSELVPSLVRKRRKERVITALSAGCSTGEEAYSLAIVLGEAAMNEGLRVEVTGVDLNPRSLQKAESARYSEWSLRDVPEVVRRQYFRTEGDFWHLAEDVRRLVRFRRFGLTEGPLVNVFPRGFDLILCQNVLYYLEPDARLEVIASLAAALAPGGVLMFGPVDHAGDVPGCRSVHVGEVVVHERFGPVSVPPSSPRGRRYALLSIPPAPLPALRTEGVAAPPVVAATPPPVVPEPAPAPLASGAAPSLASAFAHADAGNLEAALAELEALLEEEPEEPRAHLLEGLLLVELGGFEAALDAFRRCVYLDPSMMLAHAGAAVAGLRLGRPDLVERHAARLRALTVARGKGVDAPIEGWDGMTVGRLLRLFRDTEIQ
- a CDS encoding chemotaxis protein CheW — its product is MTNLVLTRMGGRPCAIPCEHVVEIIPRVQLDHVPDAPSEVLGVINLRGRVVPVIDLRGRLSQTKPLPFYQHLVIVRAANGKLLGLAVDEVRDVVTVQEDAIEKPGDIAGVRSPGVVRIEDDLVLVLGPEDAYHGSS